In Desulfofundulus kuznetsovii DSM 6115, the following are encoded in one genomic region:
- the ftsZ gene encoding cell division protein FtsZ produces MLDFELENNQFANIKVIGVGGAGNNAVNRMIMAGLRGVEFIAVNTDAQALQMAQTSNKIQIGAKLTKGLGAGANPEIGQKAAEESRDDIIQALKGADMVFVTAGMGGGTGTGAAPVVAEVAKELGALTVGVVTKPFTFEGRKRMNQAEMGIQNLKGKVDTLITIPNDRLLQVIDKHTSIVEAFRIADDVLRQGVQGISDLIAVPGLINLDFADVKTIMKDTGSALMGIGVASGENRATEAARMAISSPLLETSIEGARGVLLNITGGTSLGLFEVNEAAEIISQAADPEANIIFGAVIDERMEDEVRVTVIATGFDQKVVKKERAKDELEIKPFTSHDDLDIPAFLRRRN; encoded by the coding sequence ATGCTTGACTTCGAGCTTGAAAACAACCAGTTCGCCAATATTAAAGTCATCGGAGTGGGAGGGGCAGGCAACAACGCCGTTAACCGGATGATCATGGCCGGTTTGCGGGGAGTGGAATTCATTGCCGTTAACACCGATGCCCAGGCCCTCCAAATGGCCCAAACCAGCAACAAAATTCAAATTGGGGCCAAGTTAACCAAAGGGCTGGGTGCCGGTGCCAACCCGGAGATTGGGCAGAAGGCGGCTGAAGAGAGCCGGGATGATATCATCCAGGCTTTAAAGGGGGCAGATATGGTTTTTGTCACTGCCGGTATGGGTGGCGGTACCGGTACCGGGGCGGCGCCGGTGGTGGCCGAGGTGGCCAAGGAACTGGGTGCCTTGACTGTGGGGGTGGTGACCAAGCCTTTCACCTTTGAAGGAAGGAAGCGGATGAACCAGGCAGAGATGGGAATTCAGAACCTTAAGGGTAAGGTGGATACCCTGATCACCATTCCCAACGATCGTTTGCTGCAGGTTATTGATAAGCATACCTCCATTGTTGAGGCTTTTCGCATAGCTGACGACGTTTTGCGCCAGGGTGTACAGGGCATTTCGGATTTGATTGCCGTACCCGGCTTAATCAACCTGGATTTTGCCGATGTGAAGACAATTATGAAGGATACCGGTTCCGCCCTCATGGGCATCGGAGTGGCCAGCGGCGAGAACCGGGCTACCGAGGCCGCCCGCATGGCCATTTCCAGCCCGTTGCTGGAAACCTCCATCGAAGGAGCCAGGGGCGTACTGCTAAACATTACCGGTGGAACCTCCCTGGGGCTCTTTGAAGTAAATGAGGCGGCGGAGATTATCTCCCAGGCTGCCGATCCCGAGGCCAACATTATTTTTGGTGCGGTCATCGACGAGCGTATGGAGGATGAAGTGCGGGTGACGGTCATTGCTACCGGTTTCGATCAAAAAGTGGTTAAAAAAGAACGGGCTAAAGATGAGTTAGAAATTAAGCCCTTTACCAGCCACGACGACCTTGACATTCCGGCCTTTTTGCGCCGGCGCAATTAG